A genomic stretch from Candidatus Flexicrinis proximus includes:
- a CDS encoding M20/M25/M40 family metallo-hydrolase, protein MKDLLKRLCETWGPSGYEYKVRKLIESEVAAYADEVHTDPMGNLIVRVGSGGPRVMVITHMDEIGVMATFAEKTTGMLRFAEIGGLTRHALLGKRVQFEDGTIGVIGSHDMYRKTNPTIDDLYIDTGGIELRIGQPAVFTREFTAQGDVFISKALDDRVGCLVAIEAIQRLNRHSANEVYFVFSVQEEVGLRGAAAAAFGVDPAVAIALDVTDTGDLPKGEKMAVRLGGGAAIKVYDPGLVVPKAVIEWMIERAESDEIPYQLELMTAGSTDAARVQNTRMGVPSGCISIPTRYIHSPSEMVHQGDVKACVDLLVGLVTHPVTI, encoded by the coding sequence ATGAAAGACCTGCTCAAGCGTCTATGCGAGACATGGGGCCCTTCGGGGTACGAATACAAGGTCCGCAAGCTGATCGAGAGTGAAGTGGCGGCGTACGCGGACGAGGTCCACACCGATCCGATGGGTAACCTAATCGTTCGGGTGGGGAGCGGCGGCCCACGCGTGATGGTTATTACGCACATGGACGAAATCGGCGTGATGGCGACATTTGCCGAAAAGACGACCGGTATGCTGCGCTTCGCAGAGATCGGCGGGCTGACACGGCATGCCCTGCTGGGCAAGCGCGTGCAATTCGAGGACGGCACGATCGGGGTCATCGGTTCGCACGATATGTACCGCAAGACGAACCCAACCATCGACGATCTCTATATTGATACAGGCGGCATCGAGCTGCGAATTGGGCAGCCTGCGGTCTTTACGCGGGAGTTTACGGCGCAGGGCGACGTGTTCATCAGCAAGGCGCTGGACGACCGCGTGGGATGCCTGGTGGCGATTGAAGCGATCCAGCGGCTGAACCGCCATTCGGCCAATGAGGTCTATTTTGTGTTCAGCGTGCAGGAAGAAGTGGGCTTGCGCGGAGCAGCAGCAGCGGCGTTCGGAGTCGATCCGGCGGTCGCGATTGCGCTGGACGTGACCGATACCGGCGACCTGCCCAAGGGCGAGAAGATGGCGGTGCGGCTCGGTGGCGGGGCGGCCATCAAGGTCTATGACCCGGGGCTGGTGGTGCCGAAAGCAGTCATCGAGTGGATGATCGAGCGCGCAGAAAGCGACGAAATCCCTTATCAGCTCGAACTGATGACGGCGGGGTCCACCGACGCGGCGCGGGTTCAGAACACGCGGATGGGGGTGCCGAGCGGCTGTATCTCGATCCCGACGCGCTATATCCACAGCCCGAGCGAGATGGTCCATCAAGGCGACGTTAAGGCGTGCGTCGATCTGCTGGTCGGGCTGGTCACGCATCCGGTGACGATCTGA
- a CDS encoding CapA family protein, translating to MRRIVMMVFALAVLAARPRLAQDCPTVNSTVERTAVHSERLGRDVGVTVVLPPCADQYTPLPYVILLHGSNRDDQHWVDLDVAGKLDIGIADNSLPPMAVVLPFGGDEANKNQFGAGSWGEALVHDVIPGIEAAYPLSPARRAIGGISRGGFWAFHVALRYPAMFSAVGGHSAFFDANHAPDEFNPLDLALTVENPPAIALDRGIDDYAAPGLDMMDARLKRADIPHAYTIHPVGEHNDAYWSAHVGEYLAFYAGYLRPETQPVVFATNTPPAQQGVGIALYVPVAAFPSRVFNLTRAQFDTVMNGEADPKLTVTQKTRDTLLAYNRPLHPDIRTVADDVALNNDLYRDRTRWALVGWDEMTLRLRVLWIDEQHPLYNLGSYPLAMASYTPNFDPGKLTTVMLSGVTAMARKVVGELDENGVDWAAEAIAPYTRRADVFHVSSEVSVVPECPEGGTERFGGGNSMCTKPAHIDIFDRLGVDVIELSGNHNNDYGYEAYRDTLALYRERGLQTIAGGNTLDEARAPYVFERDGNRVAWLSCNVAGPYYAQVGETRPGAAACESAWLRETLPVLKTANDVVILSVQYWEFDQYPPTPQQRVDFSNYAKLGADVVIGTQAHFPQTYNLVNGYGGETAFIHYGIGNFIFDQPWWAGVRFSLDELYIYDGRLTTVATYPGIIEDNARPRLMTPEERDNFLYVLMVQNGEF from the coding sequence ATGCGTCGTATTGTCATGATGGTATTCGCGCTGGCGGTTCTGGCCGCGCGTCCAAGGTTGGCGCAGGATTGCCCAACAGTCAACAGCACAGTAGAAAGGACCGCCGTTCACAGTGAACGGCTGGGACGCGATGTCGGCGTGACGGTCGTGCTGCCACCGTGCGCGGACCAGTACACGCCGCTGCCTTACGTGATCCTGCTGCACGGTTCCAACCGCGATGACCAGCACTGGGTCGACCTGGATGTGGCCGGCAAGCTGGACATCGGGATTGCGGACAATAGCCTGCCGCCGATGGCGGTCGTGCTGCCCTTCGGCGGGGACGAGGCCAACAAAAATCAATTTGGCGCTGGTTCGTGGGGCGAAGCGCTGGTCCATGACGTGATCCCAGGAATCGAGGCGGCGTATCCGCTGAGTCCGGCCCGGCGGGCGATTGGCGGGATTTCGCGCGGGGGGTTCTGGGCGTTCCATGTCGCGCTGCGCTACCCAGCGATGTTCAGCGCTGTCGGTGGGCACTCGGCGTTCTTCGACGCCAACCACGCGCCAGACGAGTTCAATCCGCTCGACCTGGCGTTAACGGTCGAGAATCCGCCGGCGATCGCGCTTGACCGCGGCATCGACGATTACGCGGCGCCGGGGCTGGATATGATGGACGCGCGGCTCAAACGGGCAGACATCCCGCACGCCTACACTATTCATCCGGTGGGCGAGCACAACGATGCCTACTGGTCAGCGCATGTCGGCGAATATCTGGCCTTTTACGCCGGGTATCTGCGCCCCGAAACCCAACCGGTGGTGTTTGCCACCAATACACCGCCCGCCCAACAGGGCGTTGGGATCGCCCTGTACGTGCCGGTCGCGGCGTTCCCCAGCCGCGTCTTCAACCTCACACGCGCGCAATTCGACACCGTGATGAACGGCGAGGCCGATCCGAAGCTGACCGTAACACAGAAGACACGCGACACGCTGCTGGCGTACAACCGGCCGCTGCATCCTGATATCCGGACGGTCGCAGATGATGTGGCCTTGAACAACGACCTTTACCGTGACCGTACGCGGTGGGCACTGGTCGGCTGGGACGAGATGACGCTGCGTCTGCGCGTGCTGTGGATCGACGAACAGCATCCGCTCTATAACCTCGGCAGCTATCCGCTGGCGATGGCGAGCTATACGCCGAATTTCGACCCGGGCAAGCTGACCACGGTCATGCTATCCGGCGTCACAGCGATGGCGCGCAAGGTGGTCGGGGAACTGGACGAGAACGGGGTGGACTGGGCGGCTGAGGCCATCGCACCGTATACGCGCCGCGCCGACGTGTTCCATGTAAGCAGCGAGGTTTCGGTGGTGCCGGAGTGCCCGGAAGGCGGAACGGAACGCTTTGGGGGCGGCAACAGCATGTGCACTAAGCCGGCACACATCGACATCTTCGACCGGCTGGGCGTGGATGTGATCGAATTAAGCGGTAACCACAATAACGATTACGGATACGAGGCGTACCGCGACACGCTGGCGCTGTACCGTGAACGCGGCCTGCAAACCATCGCAGGGGGCAACACACTGGACGAGGCGCGCGCGCCGTATGTTTTCGAGCGGGACGGCAACCGAGTCGCGTGGCTGAGCTGTAACGTGGCGGGGCCGTATTACGCGCAGGTTGGGGAAACCCGGCCAGGCGCGGCGGCCTGTGAGAGCGCGTGGCTGCGGGAGACACTGCCCGTTTTGAAAACCGCCAACGATGTAGTGATCCTGTCGGTGCAGTACTGGGAATTTGACCAGTATCCACCGACCCCACAGCAGCGCGTCGATTTCTCCAATTACGCGAAACTGGGGGCGGATGTGGTGATCGGCACGCAGGCGCACTTTCCACAGACGTATAATCTGGTCAACGGGTATGGCGGCGAAACCGCGTTCATCCATTACGGCATCGGCAATTTTATCTTCGATCAGCCGTGGTGGGCGGGTGTCCGGTTCAGCCTCGACGAGCTGTACATTTACGATGGCCGGCTGACCACGGTGGCGACCTATCCCGGCATCATCGAAGACAATGCGCGTCCGCGGCTGATGACCCCCGAGGAACGCGATAATTTTCTGTATGTGCTGATGGTGCAGAACGGGGAGTTTTGA
- a CDS encoding winged helix-turn-helix transcriptional regulator, which produces MDANALTFAKAIADETRQQIMDCICCEWCSVGDLVDKLGGKVNQPTVSHHLKLLQDANLVQVRQEGRHRFYTLNQTAVTVCCNLLVQQFAPNFAQDAVISVGSIQMKD; this is translated from the coding sequence ATGGACGCAAACGCACTCACTTTCGCGAAGGCAATCGCCGATGAAACCCGGCAGCAGATTATGGACTGTATCTGCTGTGAGTGGTGTTCGGTTGGGGATCTGGTGGATAAGTTGGGCGGCAAGGTAAATCAGCCGACCGTTAGCCACCATCTCAAACTGCTGCAGGACGCGAACCTGGTGCAAGTGCGGCAAGAAGGACGGCACCGGTTCTATACCCTGAATCAAACGGCCGTTACCGTGTGCTGCAATCTGCTGGTGCAGCAGTTTGCACCGAATTTCGCGCAGGACGCGGTGATCTCAGTGGGATCGATTCAGATGAAAGACTAG
- the trxA gene encoding thioredoxin, protein MSDKTFEVTSDNFEAEVLKSQTPVLVDFWAEWCSPCRAIAPIVDDLAGEYAGKLKVGKLDADQHQDLIMRYGVMGIPTLILFKGGEPVARITGAMPKDKILSKLVGHLN, encoded by the coding sequence ATGAGCGACAAGACGTTTGAAGTCACGTCGGACAACTTTGAAGCTGAAGTTCTGAAGTCCCAGACACCCGTTCTGGTCGACTTCTGGGCGGAGTGGTGCAGTCCGTGCCGCGCGATTGCGCCGATCGTGGACGATCTGGCGGGCGAATATGCCGGCAAGCTCAAGGTTGGCAAGCTGGACGCCGATCAGCATCAGGATTTGATCATGCGCTACGGCGTCATGGGCATTCCGACGCTGATTCTGTTCAAGGGCGGCGAACCGGTGGCGCGCATCACGGGCGCGATGCCGAAGGACAAGATCCTGAGCAAGCTGGTCGGTCACCTGAACTAA
- a CDS encoding GlsB/YeaQ/YmgE family stress response membrane protein, whose amino-acid sequence MGIVAWLVVGAIAGWLAGMVMKSSGGLITDIIVGILGALIGGFIFNALGSSTDVTGINLPSILVAFIGSCVLLAGLRFLKR is encoded by the coding sequence ATGGGTATTGTTGCATGGTTGGTGGTTGGCGCTATTGCCGGATGGTTGGCAGGCATGGTGATGAAGAGCAGCGGCGGATTAATCACCGACATCATCGTCGGTATCCTCGGCGCTCTCATCGGCGGGTTCATCTTTAACGCACTTGGCAGCAGCACGGATGTGACCGGAATCAACCTCCCCAGTATCCTGGTGGCGTTCATCGGTTCGTGCGTCCTGCTGGCGGGTCTACGCTTCCTGAAGCGGTAA
- a CDS encoding SMC family ATPase, with protein sequence MIPIRLELKNFLPYRVPDPLRFDGIALACLTGPIGTGESSVLDAITWALWGSARARRDDDLIHQGQTEMQVQFDFEQDSVLYRVIRKRIKRAKTGQTELTLLAWDPSAERWTLINEPSIRDTEKRISSILHLTYETFVHSAFLQQGRADSFTTQTPADRKRILSEILGLSEWMSYEEKVKDRLRKVESEIDFHQRTIAEITRELAARPGLLQDKTQAEGLLASAQQALKLAEERLDLVRGAPEALRTAQARRLDLQRSQRDAERDLAEAAGQITLWEKHVAECLLIIDEREDIEGGYEALQHAKDADRSLRDKLDALTDLDRRRSELNGQLAAARARLESEVTRLERSLDDLQVAIDADPAAELEALQGELEALRQTDARRLDMQRQEADMREEIATHKATLEALRIEGQEKKERRDTLDKTDSPTCPLCGQPLTAEHRIDMITQLDVELAEHRVTYANSRDRSRELEARLTTHRRDLDALDKALKTLPALQERAGKLQARADAAGQAAARREDDFQQLESLRAQLDSEEYGHDVRAALALLSDEADELGYDKGQHDAAKRTLDDYRRFETLKAKLDTALQQLPSYEKSRDGAIERRTRLESHWTELGDLMNQVEVEMAGLDVRAREYKEREDEVRLQHQSMLNARDRLSRAEQKLDSLDAQEERRGILADTLVALQHEAGILTELRTAFGKNGVPALIIEAAIPELEELANDLLRRMTDGRMALRLMTQRDKQAGGVIETLDIEIADELGTRNYEMYSGGEAFRINFALRIALSKLLARRAGAQLRTLFIDEGFGTQDEIGRAKLIDAINAIQGQFDLILVITHIDDLRDSFPVHIVIDKTSAGSRISVR encoded by the coding sequence ATGATCCCGATTCGACTCGAACTAAAGAATTTTCTGCCGTATCGCGTGCCGGATCCACTCCGTTTTGATGGGATTGCGCTCGCCTGCCTGACCGGCCCTATCGGCACCGGCGAATCCTCCGTCCTAGACGCAATCACCTGGGCGTTGTGGGGCAGCGCGCGCGCCAGGCGCGACGATGATCTGATCCATCAGGGTCAGACCGAGATGCAGGTGCAGTTTGACTTCGAACAGGACTCCGTCCTATACCGCGTGATCCGCAAGCGCATCAAACGGGCCAAGACCGGCCAGACCGAGCTGACCCTGCTGGCCTGGGATCCCTCCGCCGAGCGCTGGACGCTTATCAATGAGCCGTCGATCCGCGACACCGAAAAGCGCATCTCGTCGATCCTGCACCTGACCTATGAGACCTTCGTCCACTCCGCCTTTCTTCAGCAGGGGCGTGCTGACTCGTTTACCACCCAGACACCCGCCGACCGCAAGCGCATCCTCAGCGAAATCCTCGGCCTTTCTGAGTGGATGAGCTACGAAGAGAAGGTCAAGGATCGCCTGCGTAAGGTGGAGTCCGAAATTGACTTCCATCAGCGCACGATCGCCGAAATCACCCGTGAACTGGCCGCCCGGCCCGGCTTGCTTCAGGATAAGACCCAGGCCGAAGGCCTGCTCGCCAGCGCGCAGCAAGCGCTCAAGCTCGCGGAGGAACGCCTCGATCTCGTCCGCGGGGCGCCGGAAGCCTTGCGTACCGCTCAAGCCCGCCGCCTGGACCTCCAGCGGAGTCAGCGCGATGCCGAGCGCGATCTGGCGGAAGCTGCCGGTCAGATCACCCTCTGGGAAAAGCATGTCGCCGAATGCCTGCTTATCATTGATGAACGCGAAGACATTGAAGGCGGCTATGAAGCGCTCCAGCATGCCAAAGATGCCGACCGCTCGCTGCGCGACAAACTTGACGCCCTGACGGACCTTGACCGCCGCCGGTCGGAACTCAACGGTCAACTGGCGGCGGCACGCGCGCGCCTTGAGTCGGAAGTCACGCGCCTGGAGCGCAGTCTCGACGATTTGCAGGTCGCGATCGACGCCGACCCCGCCGCTGAACTCGAAGCCCTGCAAGGTGAGTTGGAGGCGCTTCGTCAGACCGATGCACGCCGGCTCGACATGCAGCGCCAGGAAGCCGACATGCGTGAGGAGATCGCCACCCATAAAGCCACCCTTGAAGCGCTGCGCATCGAGGGTCAGGAGAAGAAGGAACGCCGCGACACGCTCGACAAGACCGACTCGCCGACCTGCCCGCTCTGCGGCCAACCACTGACCGCCGAGCATCGCATCGACATGATTACCCAATTGGACGTGGAGCTGGCCGAGCACCGTGTGACCTATGCCAACAGCCGCGACCGTTCGCGCGAACTGGAAGCGCGGTTGACCACCCACCGCCGCGATCTGGACGCGCTCGACAAGGCGCTCAAGACTCTGCCCGCCCTTCAGGAACGTGCCGGCAAGCTCCAGGCGCGTGCTGATGCGGCGGGTCAGGCCGCCGCGCGCCGTGAAGACGATTTCCAGCAGCTCGAAAGCCTGCGCGCTCAACTCGACTCTGAAGAGTATGGGCATGATGTCCGCGCGGCACTGGCACTGCTCTCCGACGAAGCCGACGAACTTGGCTATGACAAGGGGCAGCACGACGCGGCAAAACGGACCCTCGACGATTACCGGCGCTTTGAAACCCTCAAGGCCAAACTCGACACCGCGCTTCAGCAGCTTCCCAGCTATGAGAAATCGCGCGACGGGGCCATTGAACGGCGTACACGTCTCGAAAGCCACTGGACGGAGCTGGGTGACCTGATGAATCAGGTTGAAGTCGAGATGGCGGGGCTCGACGTCCGCGCGCGGGAATACAAAGAACGCGAGGACGAGGTGCGGCTTCAACACCAATCCATGCTCAACGCGCGCGATCGCCTCAGCCGCGCCGAGCAGAAACTCGACAGCCTCGACGCGCAGGAAGAACGGCGCGGTATCCTGGCCGATACGCTGGTCGCCTTGCAGCACGAAGCCGGAATACTCACTGAGCTGCGCACCGCCTTTGGCAAAAACGGCGTTCCGGCGCTGATTATCGAGGCGGCCATCCCTGAACTTGAAGAACTGGCCAACGATCTGCTGCGCCGTATGACCGATGGCCGCATGGCGCTCCGCCTTATGACCCAGCGCGACAAACAGGCCGGCGGTGTGATCGAAACACTGGACATCGAAATCGCCGATGAACTCGGCACGCGCAATTACGAGATGTACAGCGGCGGCGAAGCTTTCCGCATCAATTTTGCGTTACGGATCGCCCTCAGCAAACTGCTCGCGCGGCGGGCAGGGGCGCAGCTCCGGACTTTATTCATTGACGAGGGGTTTGGCACCCAGGACGAAATTGGCCGCGCCAAGCTTATCGATGCCATCAACGCGATTCAGGGTCAATTCGACCTGATTCTTGTCATCACCCATATCGACGACCTGCGCGACAGTTTCCCGGTTCATATTGTCATCGACAAAACTTCTGCGGGCAGCCGCATCAGCGTGCGCTGA
- a CDS encoding TetR family transcriptional regulator — translation MPRKPADQSVSREDILQAAAAVLRRNGYDATTMKDIAAQVNLTAASLYHHFENKDVLLLAVLELGLQYVSREIETVLASDAPNAEKLRRMVRVHITNQTANRPAGVAMIYEVRPIVTQHLRNGLSDEAVAEYTVRREGFFAERRRFESLFQQVVQAGIDSGEFRQVDVPVIVKTMLGANNWVSVWYSENGRLSGEQIADQIAEMFVRALSK, via the coding sequence GTGCCGCGTAAACCCGCCGACCAATCCGTTAGCCGTGAAGATATTCTGCAGGCCGCCGCCGCTGTCCTGCGCCGCAACGGCTATGACGCTACGACCATGAAAGACATCGCCGCTCAGGTGAATCTGACCGCAGCCAGCCTCTATCATCACTTCGAGAACAAGGATGTGCTGCTTCTGGCTGTGCTGGAACTGGGTCTGCAGTACGTCTCGCGTGAAATCGAGACCGTTCTCGCGTCTGATGCCCCCAATGCCGAAAAGCTGCGCCGGATGGTCCGCGTCCATATCACCAACCAGACCGCAAACCGGCCCGCCGGCGTCGCCATGATTTACGAAGTCCGGCCAATCGTTACCCAGCACCTCCGCAACGGTCTCTCCGATGAGGCCGTGGCCGAGTACACCGTGCGCCGTGAAGGCTTTTTTGCCGAGCGCCGCCGTTTCGAGTCGCTGTTCCAGCAGGTTGTGCAGGCCGGAATCGACTCGGGCGAGTTCCGTCAGGTCGATGTCCCGGTGATCGTCAAAACCATGCTCGGCGCGAACAATTGGGTCTCGGTGTGGTACAGCGAGAATGGTCGTCTGTCCGGGGAGCAGATCGCCGACCAGATTGCGGAAATGTTCGTTAGGGCGTTATCCAAATAA
- the nagZ gene encoding beta-N-acetylhexosaminidase, whose protein sequence is MAVVFLLCVLPSFAQSRVESLLAAMTLEQKVAQMFLVGVYGSLLNEPNRDLLEEWQPGGAVLFVSNVGTPDSVTELINEWQSAVVDAGGVPLFVATDQEGGVIARLKEGFTTFPAMMLLTATGDVTLAVRTGEAMARELSAVGVNLNLAPVADLYTNLRNPIIGRRSFGSEPERTGQMLAGMVRGMQAGGVMATAKHFPGHGDTDHDSHTSLPIVNYPREELDRVEFAPFRWTIAAGVESVMVAHIWYPALDPGEPIPASLSHNVVTGLLREEMAFEGLIMTDAIEMDAIDTTMSYAEASIRAIEAGVDIVAFGAHLGPVTQANAMQSVTDAVRSGRLTEARIDDSVRRILDAKSRYGVLDWQPLSPERAAQRVDAPAGAALVGELFAAGVTIAYDQNGVLPLAPEKSVTLIYPASRPSIRQYCDRLPNITWVGVAESPDNGDIARAVSAARDSDIAVVFTLNAGGDRAQQNLVNALPIEKTVAVALFSPFDWTAFPGVSAYVTTYSPLPESVPAACGVLTGQITARGSLPVALNGARDFVNGGAQIGGGVALALIPRNPNATAVYPSGTTVAMLIPETLQAQIITVDLPPTLPGPEPTATLEPLEGGTRVAVVAPIISPTHTPLPQATVVAALPIDTVNDAAAMAVPQGSPLDFLTPELLASLLPIALVAGLGVTYGTIYVAGARSKSRFERGFIIERCPCCGETELRVKASKRRILGIPASKHTVRCELCGSVLRESGGGSWHYTVSAFANPTLHARFNNKVVDERTLRLLERER, encoded by the coding sequence GTGGCCGTGGTGTTTCTACTGTGCGTCCTGCCGTCATTCGCGCAATCGCGAGTCGAGTCGCTGCTGGCGGCGATGACGCTGGAGCAAAAAGTCGCGCAGATGTTTCTGGTGGGCGTGTATGGATCGCTGCTGAACGAGCCGAACCGCGACCTGCTGGAGGAATGGCAGCCCGGCGGCGCGGTGCTGTTCGTTTCGAATGTGGGGACGCCGGACTCAGTCACCGAATTGATCAACGAGTGGCAGTCGGCGGTGGTCGATGCCGGCGGCGTGCCGCTGTTCGTCGCCACCGATCAGGAAGGCGGGGTGATCGCGCGGCTGAAAGAGGGCTTCACGACGTTTCCGGCGATGATGCTGCTGACGGCGACCGGCGACGTGACACTGGCCGTGCGCACGGGCGAAGCGATGGCCCGCGAGCTATCGGCAGTGGGTGTCAACCTCAACCTCGCGCCGGTGGCCGATCTCTATACTAACCTGCGAAACCCGATCATCGGGCGGCGCAGCTTTGGCAGCGAGCCGGAGCGTACCGGGCAGATGCTGGCGGGCATGGTCCGCGGCATGCAGGCCGGGGGGGTGATGGCGACGGCGAAGCACTTCCCCGGTCACGGCGATACCGACCATGATTCGCATACCTCACTGCCCATCGTAAATTACCCGCGCGAAGAGCTTGACCGCGTGGAATTCGCACCGTTCCGGTGGACGATTGCCGCCGGCGTCGAGTCGGTGATGGTTGCCCACATCTGGTATCCGGCACTCGACCCCGGCGAACCGATACCGGCGTCGCTGTCCCACAATGTGGTTACCGGCCTGCTGCGCGAGGAAATGGCGTTTGAGGGCCTGATTATGACCGACGCGATCGAAATGGACGCGATCGACACGACGATGTCGTATGCCGAAGCCTCGATCCGGGCGATAGAAGCAGGCGTGGATATTGTGGCCTTTGGCGCGCACCTGGGACCAGTGACGCAAGCCAATGCCATGCAGTCGGTCACCGATGCGGTGCGGTCGGGACGGCTGACCGAGGCGCGAATCGACGACTCGGTGCGGCGAATCCTTGATGCGAAATCACGCTATGGGGTGCTGGATTGGCAGCCCCTTAGCCCGGAACGCGCCGCGCAGCGTGTGGATGCGCCGGCGGGCGCGGCGCTGGTCGGGGAGCTGTTCGCGGCAGGCGTGACGATCGCCTACGACCAGAACGGCGTGCTGCCACTGGCACCGGAGAAGTCGGTGACGCTGATCTACCCCGCCTCGCGCCCGTCAATCCGGCAGTACTGCGACCGGCTCCCGAATATCACCTGGGTAGGGGTCGCCGAGTCGCCTGACAACGGAGACATCGCACGGGCGGTCAGCGCAGCGCGGGACTCGGACATCGCGGTCGTCTTCACGCTCAACGCCGGCGGCGACCGCGCACAACAAAACCTGGTCAACGCGCTGCCGATCGAAAAGACGGTCGCGGTCGCGCTGTTTTCGCCGTTCGACTGGACGGCGTTTCCCGGCGTTTCCGCGTATGTGACCACCTATTCGCCACTTCCGGAAAGTGTCCCGGCAGCGTGCGGCGTGCTGACGGGCCAGATCACGGCGAGAGGGAGCCTGCCAGTTGCGCTCAACGGGGCGCGCGACTTCGTCAATGGGGGCGCGCAGATCGGCGGCGGCGTCGCGCTGGCGCTAATCCCGCGTAATCCAAACGCGACGGCGGTTTATCCCAGCGGCACGACCGTAGCAATGCTCATCCCGGAAACCCTGCAGGCGCAGATCATCACCGTGGACCTTCCGCCAACGCTGCCCGGGCCGGAGCCAACCGCGACGCTGGAACCGCTGGAGGGCGGAACGCGTGTGGCGGTGGTTGCGCCGATCATCAGCCCAACCCATACCCCACTCCCACAGGCGACTGTGGTCGCAGCCCTTCCGATTGACACAGTCAACGATGCGGCGGCGATGGCCGTCCCGCAGGGTTCCCCGCTCGACTTTCTGACGCCGGAACTGCTGGCTTCGCTGCTGCCGATTGCGCTGGTGGCGGGCCTAGGGGTGACCTACGGGACGATTTACGTGGCTGGCGCGCGGTCGAAATCGCGATTCGAACGCGGCTTCATCATCGAGCGCTGCCCGTGCTGCGGTGAAACCGAGTTACGGGTGAAGGCCAGCAAACGCCGTATCCTGGGGATTCCGGCGTCCAAACATACCGTGCGCTGCGAATTGTGCGGGTCGGTGCTGCGGGAAAGCGGCGGCGGAAGCTGGCACTATACAGTCAGCGCATTTGCCAATCCCACGCTGCACGCCCGCTTCAACAACAAGGTTGTGGACGAGAGAACGCTGCGGCTGCTGGAACGCGAACGCTAA
- the hrcA gene encoding heat-inducible transcription repressor HrcA produces MDAATLPTLTRRQEQILACIVRAYSAKAEPVGSKYIAESFDLGVSPATIRNEMAVLEELGYIVQPHTSAGRVPSESGYRYFVTYLLNAIELSPADQQRISERMTAVPMATEQWMRQAATALSRITQAASLVTSPSSQTGRFKHVELISVQGRLALMVLILQGGGVHQRMLNLAESVPQATLSEVSIRVNTLCFDLSARDILLKAIGLPLLEREILELAAEVMERASNGSIQTVYRDGLSDMLQSFPASEGAQQAVRVFEERQFLNVIIDEFLGPLTDGVQVVIAGDGRRDELNHLSMVLSRYGHPGQLSGAIGLIGPTHINYGRAISAVRYVSTTMTNMLVSLYGNGDGDNRIEG; encoded by the coding sequence ATGGATGCTGCCACTCTTCCCACTCTTACGCGCCGCCAGGAACAGATTCTGGCCTGTATCGTCCGCGCGTACTCCGCCAAAGCCGAACCGGTCGGCAGCAAGTATATCGCCGAATCCTTTGACTTAGGCGTGAGCCCGGCCACCATTCGTAACGAGATGGCCGTGCTGGAAGAACTGGGCTATATCGTGCAGCCGCATACCAGCGCCGGCCGTGTGCCGTCCGAGAGCGGTTACCGCTACTTTGTCACCTATCTGCTCAATGCGATCGAGCTGTCGCCTGCCGACCAGCAGCGGATTTCCGAGCGCATGACAGCCGTCCCGATGGCAACCGAACAATGGATGCGCCAGGCCGCGACCGCGCTCTCGCGCATCACTCAGGCCGCCAGCCTGGTGACCTCGCCTTCGTCGCAGACCGGCCGTTTTAAGCACGTCGAACTGATCTCCGTCCAGGGGCGCCTCGCCCTCATGGTCCTGATCCTGCAGGGCGGCGGCGTGCACCAGCGCATGCTGAACCTTGCCGAAAGCGTTCCACAGGCGACTTTGTCCGAGGTCTCAATTCGCGTCAATACCCTCTGTTTCGATCTCTCCGCGCGCGATATCCTGCTCAAGGCCATCGGGCTGCCGCTGCTTGAGCGCGAAATCCTTGAATTGGCCGCCGAAGTGATGGAACGCGCCTCCAACGGCTCGATTCAGACCGTTTACCGCGACGGCCTGAGCGACATGCTCCAATCGTTTCCGGCTTCGGAAGGCGCACAGCAGGCCGTTCGTGTCTTTGAGGAGCGCCAGTTCCTCAATGTCATCATTGACGAGTTTCTCGGCCCGTTGACCGACGGCGTGCAGGTAGTAATCGCCGGTGACGGCCGGCGCGATGAATTGAATCACCTGAGCATGGTCCTCAGCCGCTACGGCCATCCCGGCCAGTTAAGCGGCGCGATTGGCTTGATCGGCCCGACCCATATCAACTATGGCCGCGCCATCAGTGCTGTGCGCTATGTCTCTACCACCATGACCAACATGCTCGTCAGCCTGTATGGCAACGGCGACGGTGATAACAGGATTGAGGGCTGA